In Methanosarcina siciliae T4/M, one genomic interval encodes:
- a CDS encoding AAA family ATPase yields MRPVSQRVNTKKTHENNTEFGKSTSELLILKPEGYPLSGMMEEYPVIENRDVFEFYAREQWNGYVARKGDYLFDRRMFPDFAYRIIDVEPAESMIGNSTAIIVTEEENGISSSAEIKSDVIFEDVIGQELAKQKCRLIERFLEEPERFGKWAPRNILFFGPSGTGKTMLAKALANKTDVPIIPVKATQLIGEYVGDGARQIHQLYDRAEEMSPCIIFIDELDAIALDRRFQELRGDVSEIVNALLTEMDGIVEREGVCTICSTNRVNALDSAVRSRFEEEIEFVLPGEEEIVHILRSNVKTFPLQVEKCDFQALAKKAKGLSGRDIVEKILKTALHQAIIDDREIVTWKDFEKSLAKLTREDFTPDPTHLYV; encoded by the coding sequence GTGCGACCAGTTTCACAAAGAGTGAACACGAAAAAGACTCACGAAAACAATACCGAGTTCGGGAAATCCACATCCGAACTTCTTATCCTGAAACCTGAAGGATACCCCCTGAGTGGCATGATGGAGGAATACCCTGTCATTGAAAACAGGGACGTCTTTGAATTCTATGCCCGGGAACAGTGGAACGGATATGTTGCCCGCAAAGGAGATTATCTTTTTGACAGGCGGATGTTTCCTGACTTTGCATACCGTATCATAGATGTGGAACCTGCAGAATCCATGATCGGGAACTCAACAGCTATTATCGTAACCGAAGAGGAAAACGGAATTTCGTCCTCTGCAGAGATAAAAAGTGATGTCATATTTGAAGACGTAATAGGGCAGGAACTTGCAAAACAGAAGTGCAGGCTGATCGAACGCTTTCTGGAAGAGCCCGAACGTTTCGGGAAATGGGCACCGAGAAACATCCTGTTTTTCGGACCCTCGGGTACTGGAAAAACCATGCTTGCAAAAGCCCTTGCAAACAAAACCGATGTACCCATTATTCCGGTCAAGGCTACCCAGCTAATAGGGGAATATGTAGGAGACGGAGCCCGTCAGATCCACCAGCTTTATGACCGGGCAGAAGAAATGTCCCCCTGTATAATTTTCATTGACGAACTTGATGCCATAGCTCTCGACAGGCGCTTTCAGGAGCTCAGAGGAGACGTAAGCGAGATCGTAAACGCCCTTCTGACAGAAATGGACGGGATAGTCGAACGTGAAGGAGTCTGTACCATCTGTTCGACAAACCGGGTCAACGCCCTGGACTCTGCTGTAAGAAGCAGGTTCGAAGAAGAGATCGAATTTGTCCTTCCAGGAGAAGAAGAAATCGTCCATATTCTGAGATCAAATGTGAAGACCTTCCCCCTGCAGGTAGAGAAATGTGATTTCCAGGCGCTTGCAAAGAAAGCCAAAGGGCTTTCAGGCAGAGACATTGTCGAAAAAATCCTTAAAACCGCCCTGCATCAGGCAATAATCGATGACAGGGAAATCGTCACGTGGAAAGACTTTGAAAAATCACTTGCGAAATTGACCCGGGAAGATTTCACTCCGGACCCGACCCACCTTTATGTATAA
- the psmA gene encoding archaeal proteasome endopeptidase complex subunit alpha has translation MQMAPQMGYDRAITVFSPDGRLFQVEYAREAVKRGTTAVGIKAADGVVLLVDKRITSRLVEAESIEKIFQIDEHIGAATSGLVADARSLVDRARVEAQVNRVSYDEPIGVEVISKKICDHKQTYTQYGGVRPYGTALLIAGVDDNKPRLFETDPSGALLEYKATAIGAGRNAVVEVFEADYREDMDIDAAIILGMDALYKAAEGKFDAGTLEVGVVSLEDKKFRKLGPEEVENYVQQILEKHKESENKE, from the coding sequence ATGCAGATGGCACCACAGATGGGTTATGACAGGGCAATTACGGTTTTCAGCCCTGACGGAAGACTTTTCCAGGTAGAGTATGCCCGCGAAGCGGTCAAAAGGGGAACAACAGCCGTAGGAATCAAGGCAGCCGATGGGGTAGTGCTGCTGGTTGACAAGCGGATTACTAGCAGGCTTGTTGAAGCCGAATCAATCGAAAAAATATTCCAGATTGACGAACATATCGGAGCTGCAACATCAGGACTCGTTGCCGACGCCCGCTCTCTTGTCGACAGGGCCCGTGTAGAAGCCCAGGTAAACAGGGTTTCTTATGACGAACCCATAGGTGTGGAGGTAATCTCCAAAAAAATCTGCGACCACAAGCAGACCTACACCCAGTACGGAGGAGTTCGCCCATATGGAACAGCCCTCCTGATCGCAGGCGTTGACGACAATAAGCCAAGGCTCTTTGAGACTGACCCTAGCGGCGCTCTCCTCGAGTACAAGGCAACAGCAATTGGCGCAGGCAGAAATGCAGTTGTTGAGGTCTTTGAGGCTGACTACAGGGAAGATATGGATATTGACGCTGCTATCATCCTCGGAATGGATGCACTTTATAAAGCAGCTGAAGGCAAGTTCGACGCCGGTACCCTTGAAGTGGGTGTCGTGTCCCTTGAGGACAAAAAATTCAGAAAACTGGGGCCTGAGGAAGTCGAGAACTACGTTCAGCAGATCCTTGAGAAACACAAGGAATCCGAAAACAAAGAATAA
- a CDS encoding ribosome assembly factor SBDS yields MVSLDEAVTARLKRGSKHFEVLVEPEGALAYKRGDEVNLEDILAVETIFEDANRGDRAAESEILNSFETTDPFEIAAVILKSGELQLTAEQRKRMLEEKKKKVIYTISRNAINPQTRAPHPPARIERAMEEAKVHIDPLKSVDQLVTKTMKAIRPLIPIRFEEINIAVKIPPEYAPKAYGDISKAGTITKEEWQSDGSWIAVVRIPAGVQTDFYALINHLTKGEAQTKLL; encoded by the coding sequence ATGGTGTCCCTGGACGAGGCAGTGACTGCCCGGCTTAAAAGAGGCAGCAAACATTTCGAAGTCCTGGTCGAGCCCGAAGGGGCTCTGGCCTACAAGCGAGGAGATGAAGTAAACCTCGAAGACATTCTGGCAGTTGAGACTATCTTCGAAGATGCAAACAGAGGGGACCGGGCAGCAGAGTCCGAAATTCTCAACTCTTTTGAGACAACCGACCCCTTTGAGATTGCTGCCGTGATCCTGAAAAGCGGAGAGCTTCAACTCACCGCTGAACAGAGAAAACGAATGCTTGAAGAGAAAAAGAAAAAGGTTATCTATACCATTTCCAGAAATGCTATAAACCCTCAGACTAGAGCACCACACCCTCCCGCACGGATAGAAAGAGCGATGGAAGAGGCAAAAGTGCATATAGACCCTTTAAAAAGCGTGGATCAGCTGGTAACCAAAACAATGAAAGCCATTCGCCCGCTTATCCCGATACGCTTTGAAGAAATAAATATTGCTGTGAAAATCCCTCCCGAATATGCCCCGAAGGCATATGGAGATATTTCCAAGGCCGGAACCATTACGAAGGAAGAATGGCAGAGTGACGGCTCATGGATTGCAGTAGTGAGGATTCCTGCGGGAGTTCAGACTGATTTTTACGCTCTTATAAATCATCTCACAAAGGGAGAGGCTCAGACTAAACTTTTATAA
- the rrp4 gene encoding exosome complex RNA-binding protein Rrp4 yields MDKKIVIPGDLLSENQKKAGYGTYIKNDKIYSSLCGIENLKEDKVGVIPLAGAYIPSANDVVIGIVIVVTPSNWIFDIAAPYDGLLHVSEYPRRVESREMPEILGVGDSVILRVKDVDSSMKVELALRDPSLHKLKTGQIIKVESVKVPRVIGHGGSMISMLKKETNCSIFVGQNGRIWIDGKDEDIELLSKALRKIEIEAQRSGLTDRIYNFLKNERIRQKESKPVEFFKKETEGVTATKEDHSEEIYRKIDVLLDPKN; encoded by the coding sequence ATGGATAAAAAAATAGTGATCCCTGGTGACCTGTTATCCGAGAACCAGAAAAAAGCCGGATACGGGACGTATATCAAGAACGACAAGATCTATTCTTCGCTTTGCGGTATTGAAAACCTCAAAGAGGATAAAGTTGGAGTGATCCCACTTGCGGGAGCGTATATCCCCTCAGCAAATGATGTGGTGATAGGGATCGTTATTGTGGTTACTCCATCCAACTGGATATTTGATATTGCAGCTCCTTATGACGGTCTGCTCCACGTATCCGAGTATCCGAGAAGAGTCGAATCCCGGGAAATGCCTGAAATTCTGGGCGTAGGCGACTCTGTAATCCTCAGGGTTAAAGATGTAGACAGCTCCATGAAAGTCGAGCTTGCCCTGAGGGACCCGAGCCTTCATAAACTCAAAACAGGTCAGATAATTAAAGTTGAGTCTGTAAAAGTCCCCCGTGTAATAGGACACGGCGGTTCCATGATATCCATGCTGAAGAAAGAGACAAACTGCAGCATTTTCGTAGGCCAGAACGGCAGAATATGGATCGATGGGAAGGACGAGGACATAGAACTTTTGAGTAAGGCTCTCCGGAAAATAGAAATTGAAGCCCAGCGTTCCGGATTGACAGACCGGATCTATAATTTTTTGAAAAATGAACGGATTAGACAGAAAGAGTCCAAGCCTGTTGAGTTTTTTAAAAAAGAGACGGAAGGTGTGACTGCAACAAAGGAAGATCATTCCGAAGAGATATACCGGAAGATCGATGTACTGCTGGACCCGAAGAATTGA
- the rrp41 gene encoding exosome complex exonuclease Rrp41 — MSNKPENLILITDDGLRLDGRCADEIRPMKIEIGVLSRADGSCYLEWGRNKILVGVFGPREAHPRRSQRADSAVIRYKYNMASFSVEDRARPGPSRRSIEISKVSREAFEPVILAELYPKTAIDIFVEVLQADAGTRTAAINASSIALADAGIPMKGLITSCAFGKVDGQIVLDLNKEEDNYGEADFPVAMTQDGEITLIQMDGHLTPEEIKKGLELVKKGCKEILALQQAVLRKKFETPVEEPAAEAEEPEVEGETEKLAPTEFASEAAAVEEAFEETEELEEALEETSEPDILFCSEVIPDSEEEEAEEKAEEEEAEEEAEEEEAEEEAEEEEAEEEAEEEEAEEEEAEEEAEEEEAEEEEAEEEEAEEEAEEEAEEEAEEEEAEEEEAEEDLEDDLEEDLEEFEGEEFAEEPLEEEADSGEAEEEIELEAESEGLEEEADVEESPAPEEIVEPEIEAEVEVEEAPEAVEAEEEPEEEKSEGPWKVVKDPSEDEDRGEKDE, encoded by the coding sequence ATGAGTAATAAACCTGAAAATTTAATATTAATCACTGACGATGGGCTGCGCCTTGACGGGAGATGTGCGGATGAGATAAGGCCCATGAAAATTGAGATCGGTGTACTTTCACGGGCCGATGGTTCATGTTATCTAGAATGGGGAAGGAATAAGATTCTGGTAGGCGTGTTCGGCCCCAGGGAAGCTCATCCCCGCCGCAGCCAGCGCGCAGATTCGGCAGTAATCCGCTACAAATACAATATGGCATCATTCTCCGTGGAGGACCGCGCTCGTCCGGGCCCCAGCAGGCGGAGCATTGAAATCTCAAAGGTTTCCAGGGAAGCTTTCGAGCCTGTGATCCTGGCTGAGCTGTACCCTAAGACAGCAATTGACATTTTCGTAGAAGTGCTTCAGGCCGATGCAGGGACAAGGACAGCAGCAATTAACGCTTCCAGTATTGCCCTTGCAGATGCCGGAATCCCGATGAAGGGCCTTATTACCTCCTGTGCTTTCGGGAAGGTTGACGGGCAGATTGTACTTGACCTGAATAAGGAAGAGGACAACTACGGAGAAGCTGACTTCCCTGTAGCAATGACCCAGGACGGAGAAATTACTCTTATCCAGATGGACGGGCACCTTACGCCTGAAGAAATCAAGAAAGGGCTTGAGCTTGTAAAGAAGGGCTGCAAAGAGATCCTTGCACTTCAGCAGGCAGTTCTGAGAAAGAAGTTTGAGACTCCTGTTGAGGAGCCTGCGGCAGAAGCCGAAGAACCCGAAGTTGAAGGCGAAACCGAAAAGCTTGCCCCAACCGAATTCGCTTCCGAGGCAGCAGCTGTTGAAGAGGCTTTTGAGGAAACTGAAGAACTCGAAGAGGCCCTCGAAGAAACCTCTGAACCTGATATCCTTTTTTGCAGCGAAGTAATCCCTGACTCCGAAGAAGAGGAAGCTGAAGAAAAGGCTGAAGAAGAGGAAGCCGAAGAAGAGGCTGAAGAAGAGGAAGCCGAAGAAGAGGCTGAAGAAGAGGAAGCCGAAGAAGAGGCTGAAGAAGAGGAAGCTGAAGAAGAGGAAGCCGAAGAAGAGGCTGAAGAAGAGGAAGCCGAAGAAGAGGAAGCTGAAGAAGAGGAAGCCGAAGAAGAGGCTGAAGAAGAGGCTGAAGAAGAGGCTGAAGAAGAGGAAGCCGAAGAAGAGGAAGCCGAAGAAGACTTAGAGGACGACTTAGAAGAAGATCTGGAAGAATTCGAAGGAGAAGAATTTGCAGAGGAACCTCTTGAAGAAGAAGCTGATTCCGGAGAAGCCGAAGAAGAAATTGAGCTTGAAGCTGAAAGCGAGGGACTTGAAGAGGAAGCCGATGTCGAGGAAAGCCCCGCTCCGGAAGAAATTGTTGAGCCTGAAATAGAGGCCGAAGTCGAAGTTGAAGAAGCTCCCGAAGCAGTAGAGGCAGAAGAAGAGCCTGAAGAAGAAAAATCCGAAGGTCCCTGGAAGGTAGTAAAAGACCCCTCTGAAGACGAAGACAGAGGTGAAAAAGATGAGTGA
- the rrp42 gene encoding exosome complex protein Rrp42, whose product MKKMSEIIATLKKDYIYNLMIKDKRQDGRGFKDFRDIKLETNVITKAEGSAKVTLGNTQVLVGVKLQTGTPFADSQDEGVIITNLELNPIASPEFEPGPPREEAIEMARVVDRGIRESGAIDIKKLCITVGESVWIVFIDVHVLNDDGNIIDASCLAAIAALMTTMVPNEQQGLGEDVPLAMKEMPVGITIAKIGSKLMVDPSLDEEAVRETKLTIVSSSDGSVAGMQKMGNSPLTEAELFEAIDLALEKAAEIRGLYLEGLAKGE is encoded by the coding sequence GTGAAAAAGATGAGTGAAATCATAGCCACACTTAAGAAGGACTATATTTACAACCTGATGATCAAAGATAAGCGCCAGGACGGACGCGGGTTTAAAGATTTCAGGGATATCAAGCTCGAAACAAACGTTATTACCAAAGCCGAAGGTTCTGCAAAAGTTACCCTTGGAAACACCCAGGTTCTTGTAGGTGTGAAGCTTCAGACCGGAACTCCGTTCGCGGACTCTCAGGACGAAGGCGTGATTATTACCAACCTTGAACTTAATCCTATAGCATCTCCCGAATTCGAGCCGGGGCCACCCAGAGAAGAAGCAATCGAAATGGCAAGGGTCGTTGACAGAGGGATCAGAGAATCAGGCGCAATTGATATAAAGAAGCTTTGCATAACGGTTGGAGAATCCGTCTGGATTGTCTTTATAGACGTCCATGTCCTGAATGATGACGGAAATATCATTGATGCATCCTGCCTTGCAGCAATTGCCGCCCTCATGACCACCATGGTCCCGAATGAGCAGCAGGGACTGGGTGAAGATGTGCCCCTTGCAATGAAAGAGATGCCTGTCGGAATAACTATTGCCAAGATCGGTTCAAAACTGATGGTTGATCCTTCCCTTGATGAAGAAGCAGTTCGCGAAACGAAACTGACCATAGTTTCAAGTTCGGACGGGTCTGTAGCAGGCATGCAGAAAATGGGCAATTCCCCTCTTACCGAGGCAGAGCTGTTCGAGGCAATAGACCTGGCACTCGAAAAGGCAGCCGAAATCCGGGGACTCTACCTTGAAGGGCTTGCAAAAGGTGAATAA